In Oryza brachyantha chromosome 1, ObraRS2, whole genome shotgun sequence, the following are encoded in one genomic region:
- the LOC102721775 gene encoding LOB domain-containing protein 40 codes for MRMSCNGCRVLRKGCSDNCAIRPCLQWIRSPDAQANATVFLAKFYGRAGLINLITAGPEHVRPAIFRSLLYEACGRMLNPVYGSVGLLWSGNWQLCQSAVESVLRGMPIAQPPPSATAVPPLPTCDIRHVGRRGDHGASPLADLHRLDNSSRPKFKRPGGAGHRSDVSSFELVFSKPSAAMAIDVVRQAQPLNWAPGALSHESASHDAVPPESEGHSNDTADTVDGSHVSQSEPEPRATEVHDAGLDLTLGLQPAPVQKAEPADSDGSNHDRKEKPVELGLAISTSVAAQ; via the exons ATGCGGATGAGCTGCAACGGGTGCCGCGTGCTGCGCAAGGGGTGCAGCGACAACTGCGCCATACGCCCTTGCCTACAGTGGATTCGCAGCCCGGATGCGCAGGCCAACGCCACCGTCTTCCTCGCTAAGTTCTACGGCCGCGCCGGTCTCATCAACCTCATCACCGCCGGCCCCGAACACGTCCGTCCTG CCATATTCAGGTCACTGCTGTACGAGGCCTGCGGCCGCATGCTGAACCCGGTGTACGGATCCGTCGGCCTCCTCTGGTCGGGCAACTGGCAGCTCTgccagtccgccgtcgagtcGGTCCTCCGAGGCATGCCGAtcgcgcagccgccgccctccgctaCGGCCGTCCCCCCGCTCCCGACGTGCGACATCCGCCATGTCGGCAGGAGAGGCGACCACGGCGCCAGCCCACTTGCCGACCTCCATCGCCTGGACAACAGCTCGCGCCCCAAGTTCAAgcgacccggcggcgccggccacaGGTCCGACGTCTCTTCCTTCGAGCTCGTCTTCTCCAAGCCCTCTGCCGCCATGGCGATCGATGTGGTCAGGCAGGCACAGCCACTCAACTGGGCGCCGGGAGCACTGAGCCACGAGTCAGCGAGCCACGACGCCGTCCCGCCGGAGAGCGAAGGTCACAGCAACGACACGGCTGACACAGTCGACGGCTCTCATGTCAGCCAgtcggagccggagccgaGAGCGACCGAGGTGCACGATGCCGGCCTAGACCTCACATTAGGTTTGCAGCCTGCGCCGGTGCAAAAGGCCGAGCCAGCAGACAGCGACGGCAGCAACCATGATCGGAAGGAGAAGCCGGTGGAGCTCGGCTTGGCGAtctcaacttcggtagcagctCAATGA